The Bacteroides thetaiotaomicron VPI-5482 genome contains the following window.
CAGTAGTGTATTATGTCAAATTGGAATGGATTTTGTACAATATAATTGTATAAATACACTCCAGTTTGAAACTCCAGTGCAATAGCAAAGGTTGTTTTTGGATTGGCCGGATAAGAATTTATTTACTTAAATACTTAAAAATAAACTCCTTATGAAAACGCCTTTGTTTATCTTGCTCCAGGCTACTGGAGGTATCAGAAATGAAGTAAACACATTCCTTAGTGATTATGCCGTTCCGGTGATCGCCATGCTCCTGATCGTGGGAGTGGGGATCGGTGTGGTGATGAATTATGATAAGATTATAGACCGGGACGGACAGGGAACAAGAAAAGAGGGTATTGTAAACTTACTCTGGGTAGTTGGTTACATCATCATCGGGCTTGCGATCATTGCAGCCGTTATCGCACTTATCAATAGCAAACTTAAAATGTCCCTCTAATGGACTTCCAGGTTAGAAAGGGGCTGGAAACACCCCTGAAAGTGCATGGAATGAGAACGAAGTTTTTTTGCATCTATTGTATTATCCTGGCTGTGATTGTTCTTTTTGTCGTGGGCTTCCTGACAAGTGCCATGAGTGGGGAGGGATCTTTTTTGGCCTTTATCGTTTCGCTGGTGGCCGGGGCGTTCGCCTCTGTGGTCTTGCGGATCGTCTTTATCAACCTTTCCATGCAGCGCAAGTTCGGCAAGTTCAAAAGACAGGTATTTGTCATATCGAATAAGGATCTGTTAAACAGCCTGTAAACACTCTTTTTATGAAAATATCGGCAGCGCAAGCGTACTGTATCTTGGATACGGTAGGATCTTCCATACTTACCAAATCCGGCGAAATATCCGTTTCCTACCTGTTGGAATTGCCGGAGGCCTATTCGCTGGATCGCTCGGATCTGGAGGAAAGGCATAACGAGTTATTCCGGGCTTTCCAGTATGTCCGAACCGGGTTTATACATAAGCAGGACGTGTTTTTACGCAGGAAATTCAAGCCGGAATATGTGATCGAGGGGGAGGGCTATATACAGACGGCCGAAAGGAAGTATTTCGACGGACGGGAATACCTGCATCACTTCTGCATATTGTCCTTTACGCTTTCGGGACTGCAAAGCCTTGAAAAAGCGTACCAGGCCAACCCGTTGGCGTATAGCGAGAAACTGGCGAAGGCAGACCGGGACAGGCTGGCCGAGTTTCTGGAATCGGTGGAGAGTGCAGTTTCCATTATCCGGAATATCCGTGGCACGCAGATCCGGCCGTTGAACGTGGCCGAGGTGAAACAGCACCTTTTCCGGTACGTGAACGGTTTCCATGACGACGAGGGACTAAGGGATATACAGTGTTCCGATATGATAAGGATCGGGCAGAAGAAAGGGATATTCTTTGCCGTTTGTGATGAAAGGTATCTGCCCGACAGGATGAAAGTATATGTTACGGACAGCACTTTGCAGGAGGCAAACAGCCAGCTTTATATGTCGATGCTGGAAAGGATCGGCGTTCATGTGCCCTGTTCCCATGTGGTAAACCAGATATGGAAATTCGCCGGGGGAAGCTACCGGGAGGAACTGGCCGAGAGGGTGAAGCTGTTCGGCCGTTACCGGGAGTTTGACAAGGCCATAAAAAGCCGTTATGACGGCCTGGCCTCGTATGAGCAGGAGATCATCAACGAGGAAAACGTGCTTTGCAAAACGCACCTGAACGTGTTGCTGTTGGAGGATGACGAAACGATCCTGAACCGACAGACGGAACAGGTAAAAATGATTTTCACGAACGCCGGGTTTAAATATTACATTCCAAGTTACGAGGGGCTTTATAATATCTTTATAGGCTCGATCATCGGCCGGGAAAACAACCTGAATCCGGACTACCTGTTTCTTTCGGATCTGCATTCGTCGCTCTGCATGGGGATCAATTACTCTACGTTCCGCAGCGACAAGGAGGGGATCTTGTTTAACGAACGGCTGTATCAAACACCGATTCGAAAGGACGTTTGGGACGCAGATAAGAAACGCATTCCGGCACGTAACATGATTATCGTCGCATCGACGGGTGGGGGAAAGTCGGTTACGTCGTTGAACATCATCCAGCAGAACATCGAGCAGAATTATAAACAGATCGTCGTCGAGTTCGGAAAGAGCTTTTACCAGCTTTCGCAGTTGTACCCGGACAGGTCGCTGCATATTGATTATGACGGCAGCAGCCCGTTGGGGATCAATCCGTTCTATACGGCCGGGAAGCAGCCGGACAACGAGAAGATAAAGACGCTTGTAAACCTGGTGCTTAAATTCTGGCGGTCTAAGGCGATCATGGAGGACACGAAACAAGTTGTTTCGCTGACAAAGATCATTTGCCGTTATTACGAGGATATTCCCGACGGCCATTGTTTCCCGGACTTTTACAGGTACGTCCAAAGAGAGGGGAAAAAACTGTATGAGCGTTTGAATATCCTGCCGGAATACTTCGATATAGACAGCTTCCTGCACGTGTGTTCGGAATTTATGCCGGGGGGATTTTATGAGAACGTGTGCAAGCCGTCCCCACTGGAGAACGATATGCAGAACCGGGATTTTATCGTCTTTGAGCTGACGAAGATAAAGAAAGATCCGTTCCTGATTTCCGTCATTATGACAATCCTTTTCGATACGATAGAGAACAAGATCCTTTCGGATCGTTCCGTCAGGGGGATGCTGATCTTTGACGAGTACGCAGAAAGCCAGTCTATAAAGGACACCTTTTCAGGTGCGGACATACATTCGACGGTGGCGTTCTGTTACCAGAAACTCCGCAAGGAAAACGGGGCGGTGGGTACGATCGTCCAGTCATTGGCGCAGCTTCCCGATAACGAGTACACGAAAGGCATTATCGCCAATACGCAACTCTTATACGTGCTTCCGGCCAACGAGATCGTTTACGACCAGACGGTAGAGGCGTTCCATATCAAGAACCGGAGCCACGTAAACCTGATGAAGTCGATCCGTAACGACTTTTCAGGGGTACGGCCGTATTCGGAGATATTCATCCGGTTTATGGATAGTTATGCAACGGTGGTACGCCTGGAGCTTTCACCGGAAAAATTGCTTGCATTCCAGACCGACGGCGAGAAATGGAACAAATTGCAGGAGATTTACAAGGAGGCCGGAAGCATGGAAACGGCCATAGAGAAGTATAAACAATTAAAACAGAAAAGTTATGAAACGGAAATGTCTATGTAGTTTGCTTGTGATGATGTGCTTTTACTGTACGGCGTTCGGCCAGTGGGTGGTGTCCGATCCGGCCTTGACGCAGCTATCGCAGATAACCTGGGCGAAAGAACTTAAACAGGCATACGAACAGTTTCAAGTGCTGGGGGAATCCAGGGACATACTGACTAAGAGCCTGGATCTGTACCGGCAGGTGAACGGGGTTATCAAAAACTCTAAAATGGTGTTGCAGGTGCTTTCCATGCAGGGGGAAATGTTGGAACTGGCGGCGAAAGAGTGCACCCGGTCGGACGTGTTTACCGGACAGGAGGCATACGGGGAATATACGAACGTGCTGAACAAGATCATGGAGGAAAGCGTGCTTTCCTTTGACCTGATCCGGACGATCATATCGCCCTCGGTGAGCATGACCGACGGGGAGAGGATAAAAATTATCGTGGATCTGGATAACAAGCTGAAAGAGAACCGGGACAAGATGCTCGACGAGAGAGCGAGGTTTAATACGGTCAATGACGCTATAAAACGGATCGCAGCCCTGAAATCAACAGCCAAGAAGTGAGCCTATGGAAGTGATCGACAATGTGATTAGCGCATACGAGGCCGTCAAGATGAACGGCGTCAGCCAGGGGATCATCGCCCTTTGTTCCTTTATCGCCGTTATCATCGTGATACAAAAGTTCGTGACGGCCTGGAAAGAGGCCTTTAGCGAGGGGGACAAGCCCGTCGATATGAAACAGTTCTTCAAACTGTTCTATATCTATATTTATGTGTTCGCCATTATCATGGTCGCACCGTTCGCCTTTACGATCGTGGAAACGGCACTTGGAAATCTTCAGAACGAATTGATAAGCCATTATCAGGAGGACGTGGATCTAAGCATTGACGAGGCGATCGTAACCTTTACAAAGGACTATATCGAGGACGTGCAAAGGCGGCATAACTGGGTAGGGCAGCAGATTCAGGAGGTTATCATGCTGCCGTTCAATATTGCGGCTTATACGATACTCCTGTACGCAACGAAATATATATTTTTCTTCTTTGCGTCAGCCCGGTATCTGTATCTTATACTCCTGGAGATCGTCACGCCGATAGCCGTAATACTCTACATGGACGAGAAAACGAGGCATTATACGCACGCATACCTGAAAAACCTGTTTGTCTGTTACATGACGATCCCGGCGTTCCTGATAGCCAACGCCCTGGGGTCTATCATTGCGGAGAATATCATGCACATGTGCGGACAGAACAAATATACCATGC
Protein-coding sequences here:
- a CDS encoding VirB4 family type IV secretion system protein, producing the protein MKISAAQAYCILDTVGSSILTKSGEISVSYLLELPEAYSLDRSDLEERHNELFRAFQYVRTGFIHKQDVFLRRKFKPEYVIEGEGYIQTAERKYFDGREYLHHFCILSFTLSGLQSLEKAYQANPLAYSEKLAKADRDRLAEFLESVESAVSIIRNIRGTQIRPLNVAEVKQHLFRYVNGFHDDEGLRDIQCSDMIRIGQKKGIFFAVCDERYLPDRMKVYVTDSTLQEANSQLYMSMLERIGVHVPCSHVVNQIWKFAGGSYREELAERVKLFGRYREFDKAIKSRYDGLASYEQEIINEENVLCKTHLNVLLLEDDETILNRQTEQVKMIFTNAGFKYYIPSYEGLYNIFIGSIIGRENNLNPDYLFLSDLHSSLCMGINYSTFRSDKEGILFNERLYQTPIRKDVWDADKKRIPARNMIIVASTGGGKSVTSLNIIQQNIEQNYKQIVVEFGKSFYQLSQLYPDRSLHIDYDGSSPLGINPFYTAGKQPDNEKIKTLVNLVLKFWRSKAIMEDTKQVVSLTKIICRYYEDIPDGHCFPDFYRYVQREGKKLYERLNILPEYFDIDSFLHVCSEFMPGGFYENVCKPSPLENDMQNRDFIVFELTKIKKDPFLISVIMTILFDTIENKILSDRSVRGMLIFDEYAESQSIKDTFSGADIHSTVAFCYQKLRKENGAVGTIVQSLAQLPDNEYTKGIIANTQLLYVLPANEIVYDQTVEAFHIKNRSHVNLMKSIRNDFSGVRPYSEIFIRFMDSYATVVRLELSPEKLLAFQTDGEKWNKLQEIYKEAGSMETAIEKYKQLKQKSYETEMSM
- a CDS encoding conjugal transfer protein TraI; the encoded protein is MTQLSQITWAKELKQAYEQFQVLGESRDILTKSLDLYRQVNGVIKNSKMVLQVLSMQGEMLELAAKECTRSDVFTGQEAYGEYTNVLNKIMEESVLSFDLIRTIISPSVSMTDGERIKIIVDLDNKLKENRDKMLDERARFNTVNDAIKRIAALKSTAKK